A genomic window from Glycine soja cultivar W05 chromosome 10, ASM419377v2, whole genome shotgun sequence includes:
- the LOC114372123 gene encoding germin-like protein subfamily 2 member 4 isoform X3, with the protein MSPTNTFAILVFFCCAISFTFASDPDTLQDLCVALPSSGVKVNGFACKAESNVTEADFFFAGLAKPGATNNTLGSVVTAANVDKIPGLNTLGVSFSRIDYKAGGLNPPHTHPRATEIVFVLDGQLDVGFITTANKLISKSINKGEIFVFPKGLVHYQKNNGDKPASVLSAFNSQLPGTVSIAATLFTSTPTVPRNVLSQAFQIDAKLVDDIKAKLAPKKT; encoded by the exons ATGTCACCAACAAACACTTTTGCAATTTTGGTCTTCTTCTGCTGTGCCATTTCCTTTACCTTCGCTTCTGACCCTGACACACTTCAAGACCTTTGTGTGGCACTTCCCTCTTCAG GTGTGAAGGTGAATGGATTTGCTTGCAAGGCTGAGTCAAATGTAACAGAAGCTGATTTCTTCTTTGCTGGTTTAGCCAAGCCTGGAGCTACCAACAACACATTGGGATCTGTAGTTACTGCAGCCAATGTGGATAAAATTCCAGGACTCAACACATTGGGAGTGTCATTCTCAAGAATAGACTACAAAGCTGGGGGACTTAACCCACCTCACACACACCCTCGAGCCACTGAGATTGTGTTTGTGTTGGATGGACAACTAGATGTTGGATTCATCACCACAGCCAACAAACTCATCTCAAAGTCCATTAATAAGGGTGAAATCTTTGTGTTCCCAAAAGGTTTGGTGCACTATCAGAAGAACAATGGGGATAAGCCTGCTTCTGTGCTTTCTGCCTTCAACAGCCAACTCCCTGGCACAGTGTCTATAGCTGCAACTCTTTTCACCTCAACACCAACTGTGCCTCGTAATGTTCTTTCTCAGGCCTTCCAGATTGATGCTAAACTGGTTGATGACATCAAGGCCAAGCTTGCTCCTAAGAAGACTTAA
- the LOC114369548 gene encoding uncharacterized protein LOC114369548, with protein MRAIPVSPESHCVFLFPQPTTPSFSSNSIAITHSFHPFHFKPHHSLSTPKPCSFKFRSLLYCASKSDPTTLEDDEVSEESLVEDGVCIEVMKLEKNSRRIQSRISIEAPLSAVWNILTDYERLADFVPGLAVSQLLQKGDNYARLLQIGQQNIAFGIKFNAKVIVDCYEKELETLPSGMKQEIEFKMIEGDFQLFEGKWSILQHFNNESCEQSQVRQVSTTLSYTVDVKPKMWLPIRLIEGRLCNEIKTNLVSVRDEAQKVTLKTVQTHQFE; from the exons ATGCGCGCCATTCCTGTTTCCCCAGAATCACACTGCGTTTTCCTATTCCCTCAACCAACAACCCCTTCCTTCTCTTCTAATTCCATTGCCATAACCCACTCCTTCCACCCTTTTCATTTCAAGCCCCACCATTCCCTATCCACTCCCAAACCATGCTCCTTCAAGTTCAGATCTTTGTTATACTGTGCTTCCAAATCCGACCCCACCACTTTGGAAGATGATGAGGTGTCAGAAGAGTCCTTAGTTGAGGATGGGGTGTGCATAGAGGTGATGAAGCTGGAAAAGAACTCGCGCAGAATCCAATCCAGGATTTCCATCGAAGCTCCTCTTTCTGCTGTTTGGAACATTTTGACCGATTATGAGAGGTTGGCTGATTTTGTTCCTGGCCTCGCTGTCAGCCAATTGCTCCAAAAGGGTGACAATTATGCTCGTCTTTTGCAG ATTGGACAGCAGAACATAGCATTTGGGATAAAATTTAATGCTAAAGTAATTGTAGATTGTTATGAGAAAGAATTGGAGACTCTTCCTTCTGGTATGAAGCAGGAAATTGAATTCAAGATGATTGAAGGAGATTTTCAACTCTTTGAAGGAAAATGGTCTATTTTGCAG CATTTCAACAACGAAAGTTGTGAACAGTCTCAAGTCCGACAAGTTAGTACGACTCTCTCATACACTGTTGATGTTAAGCCAAAGATGTGGTTGCCAATTCGTCTCATAGAGGGTAGACTTTGCAATGAGATAAAAACGAACCTTGTATCTGTCAGGGATGAAGCTCAAAAAGTCACTCTCAAGACTGTGCAAACACATCAATTCGAATGA
- the LOC114372123 gene encoding germin-like protein subfamily 2 member 4 isoform X2: protein MSPTNNTFAIFVIFCCAISFAFASDPDTLQDLCVALPSSGVKVNGFACKAESNVTEADFFFAGLAKPGATNNTLGSVVTAANVDKIPGLNTLGVSFSRIDYKAGGLNPPHTHPRATEIVFVLDGQLDVGFITTANKLISKSINKGEIFVFPKGLVHYQKNNGDKPASVLSAFNSQLPGTVSIAATLFTSTPTVPRNVLSQAFQIDAKLVDDIKAKLAPKKT, encoded by the exons ATGTCACCAACAAACAACACTTTTGCAATTTTTGTCATCTTCTGCTGTGCCATATCCTTTGCCTTCGCTTCTGACCCTGACACACTTCAAGACCTTTGTGTGGCACTTCCCTCTTCAG GTGTGAAGGTGAATGGATTTGCTTGCAAGGCTGAGTCAAATGTAACAGAAGCTGATTTCTTCTTTGCTGGTTTAGCCAAGCCTGGAGCTACCAACAACACATTGGGATCTGTAGTTACTGCAGCCAATGTGGATAAAATTCCAGGACTCAACACATTGGGAGTGTCATTCTCAAGAATAGACTACAAAGCTGGGGGACTTAACCCACCTCACACACACCCTCGAGCCACTGAGATTGTGTTTGTGTTGGATGGACAACTAGATGTTGGATTCATCACCACAGCCAACAAACTCATCTCAAAGTCCATTAATAAGGGTGAAATCTTTGTGTTCCCAAAAGGTTTGGTGCACTATCAGAAGAACAATGGGGATAAGCCTGCTTCTGTGCTTTCTGCCTTCAACAGCCAACTCCCTGGCACAGTGTCTATAGCTGCAACTCTTTTCACCTCAACACCAACTGTGCCTCGTAATGTTCTTTCTCAGGCCTTCCAGATTGATGCTAAACTGGTTGATGACATCAAGGCCAAGCTTGCTCCTAAGAAGACTTAA
- the LOC114372123 gene encoding germin-like protein subfamily 2 member 4 isoform X1 — protein sequence MSPTNNTFAIFVIFCCAISFAFASDPDTLQDLCVALPSSGVKVNGFACKAESNVTEADFFFAGLAKPGVINNTVGSVVTGANVEKIPGLNTLGVSFSRIDYKAEGLNPPHTHPRATEIVFVLDGQLDVGFITTANKLISKSIKKGEIFVFPKGLVHYQKNNGDKPASVLSAFNSQLPGTVSIAAALFTSTPTVPDDVLAQAFQIDTKKVDDIKAKLAPKKT from the exons ATGTCACCAACAAACAACACTTTTGCAATTTTTGTCATCTTCTGCTGTGCCATATCCTTTGCCTTCGCTTCTGACCCTGACACACTTCAAGACCTTTGTGTGGCACTTCCCTCTTCAG GTGTGAAGGTGAATGGATTTGCCTGCAAGGCAGAGTCAAATGTGACAGAAGCTGATTTCTTCTTTGCTGGTTTAGCCAAGCCTGGAGTTATCAACAACACAGTGGGATCTGTGGTTACTGGAGCTAATGTGGAAAAAATCCCAGGACTTAACACATTGGGGGTGTCATTCTCAAGAATAGACTACAAAGCTGAGGGACTTAACCCACCTCACACACACCCTCGTGCCACTGAGATTGTGTTTGTGTTGGATGGACAACTAGATGTTGGATTCATCACCACAGCCAATAAACTCATCTCAAAGTCAATTAAGAAGGGTGAAATCTTTGTGTTCCCAAAAGGTTTGGTGCACTATCAGAAGAACAATGGGGATAAGCCTGCTTCTGTGCTTTCTGCCTTCAACAGCCAACTCCCTGGCACAGTGTCTATAGCTGCTGCTCTTTTCACTTCAACACCAACTGTGCCTGATGATGTTCTTGCTCAGGCTTTCCAGATTGATACTAAGAAGGTTGATGACATCAAGGCCAAGCTTGCTCCTAAGAAGACTTAA